In Persicimonas caeni, a single window of DNA contains:
- the mtnA gene encoding S-methyl-5-thioribose-1-phosphate isomerase — METAVAPVQWVGALDRGHLKMLDQRLLPAEEHWHEMSTYAEVADGIRDMVIRGAPAIGIAAAYGVALAARVLAVEAERDEIEEKLEDVYDHLSKTRPTAVNLFWAIERMKRTVAESSELDAPALVARLFEEAEAIFTEDRDNNLRMGRLGADLLPEGAKVLTHCNTGGLATGGYGTALGIIRAAHAAGKLEHVWVDETRPYLQGARLTAWECMKDEIPCTLITDSMAAHFMKEGEVDAVIVGTDRVVANGDIANKIGTYGLAVLCKHHGIPFYVAAPVSTIDFEAQSGDEIPIEQRSAREVTHIKEQAIAPEGVQVAHPAFDVTPNTLVTAIITEEGVVEAPYRPNLAKLRES, encoded by the coding sequence ATGGAAACAGCAGTAGCACCGGTTCAGTGGGTCGGAGCGCTCGACCGCGGGCACCTGAAGATGCTCGACCAGCGCTTGTTGCCGGCTGAAGAGCACTGGCACGAGATGTCGACCTACGCCGAGGTCGCCGACGGCATTCGCGACATGGTCATTCGCGGGGCGCCGGCCATCGGCATCGCGGCAGCTTACGGGGTGGCGCTGGCCGCTCGCGTGCTCGCCGTGGAGGCCGAGCGCGACGAGATCGAAGAGAAGCTCGAAGACGTCTACGACCACCTGTCGAAGACGCGCCCCACGGCGGTCAACTTGTTCTGGGCCATCGAGCGCATGAAGCGCACGGTCGCCGAGAGCTCGGAGCTCGACGCGCCGGCGCTCGTCGCGCGCCTCTTCGAGGAGGCCGAGGCGATCTTCACCGAGGACCGCGACAATAACCTGCGCATGGGCCGGCTGGGCGCCGACTTGCTGCCCGAGGGCGCCAAGGTGCTCACCCACTGCAATACCGGCGGGCTGGCCACCGGCGGCTACGGCACCGCGCTGGGCATCATCCGGGCGGCGCACGCGGCCGGCAAGCTCGAGCACGTGTGGGTCGACGAGACGCGGCCGTACCTGCAGGGCGCGCGGCTGACCGCCTGGGAGTGCATGAAAGACGAGATCCCGTGCACGCTGATCACCGACAGCATGGCCGCGCATTTTATGAAAGAGGGCGAGGTCGACGCGGTCATCGTGGGCACCGATCGAGTGGTCGCCAACGGCGATATCGCCAACAAGATCGGCACCTACGGGCTGGCGGTGCTGTGCAAGCACCACGGCATCCCGTTCTACGTGGCCGCGCCGGTCTCCACGATCGACTTCGAGGCGCAGTCGGGCGACGAGATCCCCATCGAGCAGCGAAGCGCGCGTGAGGTCACCCACATCAAAGAGCAGGCGATCGCCCCCGAGGGCGTGCAGGTGGCGCACCCGGCCTTCGACGTCACGCCGAACACGTTGGTGACCGCGATCATCACCGAAGAGGGCGTCGTCGAGGCGCCGTATCGCCCCAACTTGGCGAAGTTGCGGGAGTCTTGA
- the gatB gene encoding Asp-tRNA(Asn)/Glu-tRNA(Gln) amidotransferase subunit GatB, whose product MANLRDKYEVVIGLEVHVQLQTKSKIFSSASAAYGAQPNTQVSEVDLGLPGVLPVLNRTAVEYAMRAGFALNCEVREWSQFARKNYFYPDLPKGYQISQFEYPLCEHGHLDIELEDSEEKKRIGIVRIHMEEDAGKSTHVEDRPYSLVDLNRAGVPLIEIVSAPDMRSADEAVAYLKELRNIVVYLGVSDGNMQEGSFRCDSNVSIRPKGQEELGTRTELKNINSFKFIKDAINYEIDRQIELVEAGGEVVQETRLYNPSKGETFAMRSKEESHDYRYFPEPDLPPIVIDEAWREEVRESLPELPAEKRARYQEEYELSAYDAGVLTDDRLLAEYFEQAVDAYADNPKGVANWVINELLGRLDAQTTIETVAVRPPELGKLVRLIDEDVISGKIAKQVFEEMLASGGDPEEIVEEKGLKQISDEGALGEIIDGIIADNPDQVATYREGNTNIVGWFVGQVMRATKGQANPQLANEMLRDRLDEDR is encoded by the coding sequence ATGGCAAATCTGAGAGACAAATACGAAGTCGTCATCGGGCTGGAGGTGCACGTCCAGTTGCAGACGAAGTCGAAGATCTTCAGCTCGGCGTCGGCGGCCTATGGGGCGCAGCCGAATACGCAGGTCAGCGAGGTCGACCTGGGGCTGCCGGGGGTGTTGCCGGTGCTCAATCGCACGGCGGTCGAGTATGCGATGCGGGCGGGGTTTGCGCTCAACTGCGAGGTGCGCGAGTGGAGCCAGTTTGCGCGCAAGAATTACTTCTATCCGGACCTGCCCAAGGGCTACCAGATCTCGCAGTTCGAGTACCCGTTGTGCGAGCACGGCCACCTCGACATCGAGCTGGAGGACTCCGAGGAGAAGAAGCGTATCGGCATCGTGCGCATTCATATGGAGGAGGACGCCGGCAAGTCGACGCACGTCGAGGATCGGCCGTATAGCCTGGTCGATCTGAACCGGGCGGGGGTGCCGCTCATCGAGATTGTCAGCGCGCCCGACATGCGCTCGGCGGACGAGGCGGTCGCCTACTTGAAGGAGCTTCGCAATATCGTCGTCTACCTGGGCGTCTCCGACGGCAACATGCAGGAGGGGTCGTTTCGGTGCGACTCGAACGTCTCCATCCGGCCCAAGGGCCAGGAGGAGCTGGGCACGCGCACCGAGCTCAAGAACATCAACTCGTTCAAGTTCATCAAAGACGCGATCAACTACGAGATCGACCGCCAGATCGAGCTCGTCGAGGCGGGCGGGGAGGTCGTCCAGGAGACGCGGCTATACAACCCGTCGAAGGGTGAGACGTTCGCGATGCGCTCCAAGGAGGAGTCGCACGACTATCGGTATTTCCCGGAGCCCGACTTGCCGCCGATTGTGATCGACGAGGCGTGGCGCGAGGAGGTGCGCGAGTCGCTGCCGGAGCTTCCGGCCGAAAAGCGCGCGCGCTACCAGGAGGAGTACGAGCTGAGCGCCTACGACGCCGGCGTGCTCACCGACGACCGGCTCCTGGCCGAGTATTTCGAGCAGGCCGTCGACGCCTACGCGGACAACCCGAAGGGCGTGGCCAACTGGGTGATCAACGAGCTGCTGGGGCGCCTGGACGCCCAGACGACCATCGAGACGGTCGCGGTGCGCCCGCCCGAGCTCGGCAAGCTCGTGCGTCTGATCGACGAGGACGTCATCAGCGGCAAGATCGCCAAGCAGGTCTTCGAGGAGATGCTCGCCTCGGGCGGCGATCCGGAAGAAATCGTCGAGGAGAAGGGGTTGAAACAGATCTCGGACGAGGGCGCGCTCGGCGAGATCATCGACGGCATCATCGCGGATAATCCCGACCAGGTGGCCACCTATCGGGAAGGGAACACCAATATCGTCGGTTGGTTCGTCGGGCAGGTCATGCGAGCCACCAAAGGACAGGCTAACCCCCAGCTTGCCAATGAAATGCTACGAGATCGCCTCGACGAAGATCGGTGA
- the gatA gene encoding Asp-tRNA(Asn)/Glu-tRNA(Gln) amidotransferase subunit GatA has translation MSLNAKTISELIEAFEAGEATAEDAAGAVLDAIEAGENLNAFISVRERDAVLAEARAVDEARQNGAELGALAGVPVAVKDNLCVKGGQTTAASRMLAEFEAPYSATVVERLQDAGAILVGKTNLDEFAMGSSNENSFFGPALNPHDPERVPGGSSGGSAVAVAANQCVAALGSDTGGSIRQPASHCGVVGVKPTYGRVSRYGLIAFASSLDQVGPLTRSVDDAARLLEVICGFDPRDATSARRDVPKFTDAVGRGVEGLKLGVPKEYFASEVGVDDEVGALVRAAIDDLEAQGAELVEVSLPHTEYAVATYYLIATAEASSNLARYDGARYGFRAEGEDLVEMYENSRSEGFGDEVKRRIMLGTYVLSAGYYDQYYGKAQQVRTLIRQDFDDAFDKVDAIVAPTAPTPAFALGDKSENPLQMYLEDIFTISCNLAGLPGMSVPCGATAAGLPVGLQVLAPAFDEETMLAIGAVVEA, from the coding sequence ATGAGCTTAAACGCAAAAACGATCTCCGAACTCATCGAGGCTTTCGAGGCCGGCGAGGCGACCGCGGAGGACGCGGCGGGCGCCGTGCTCGACGCCATCGAGGCCGGCGAGAACCTCAACGCCTTCATCAGCGTGCGCGAGCGCGACGCTGTGCTCGCCGAGGCGCGGGCGGTCGACGAGGCGCGCCAGAATGGCGCCGAGCTCGGCGCGTTGGCGGGTGTGCCCGTCGCCGTCAAAGACAACCTGTGCGTCAAAGGCGGGCAGACGACCGCGGCGAGTCGGATGCTCGCCGAGTTCGAGGCGCCGTATAGCGCCACGGTCGTCGAGCGGCTCCAGGACGCAGGCGCGATCTTGGTGGGCAAGACGAACCTCGACGAGTTCGCGATGGGCTCGTCGAACGAGAACTCGTTCTTCGGCCCGGCGCTCAACCCGCACGACCCCGAGCGGGTGCCCGGCGGCTCGTCGGGCGGCTCGGCGGTGGCCGTGGCCGCCAACCAGTGCGTCGCCGCGCTGGGGAGCGACACCGGCGGCAGCATTCGCCAGCCGGCGAGCCACTGCGGGGTGGTGGGCGTCAAGCCGACCTACGGGCGGGTGAGCCGCTACGGGCTCATCGCGTTCGCCTCGAGCCTCGACCAGGTCGGTCCGCTGACCCGCTCGGTCGACGACGCCGCGCGCCTGCTCGAGGTCATCTGCGGGTTCGACCCGCGCGACGCCACCAGCGCCCGGCGCGACGTGCCCAAGTTCACCGACGCGGTCGGCCGCGGCGTCGAGGGGCTCAAGCTGGGCGTGCCCAAAGAGTATTTCGCCTCCGAGGTCGGCGTCGACGACGAGGTCGGCGCGCTGGTGCGCGCGGCCATCGACGACCTCGAAGCCCAGGGCGCCGAGCTCGTCGAGGTCTCGCTGCCGCACACCGAGTACGCCGTGGCGACTTACTACCTCATCGCCACCGCCGAGGCCTCGAGCAACCTCGCCCGCTACGACGGCGCGCGCTACGGGTTTCGCGCCGAGGGCGAGGACCTGGTCGAGATGTACGAAAACTCGCGCTCCGAGGGCTTCGGCGACGAGGTCAAACGCCGCATCATGCTGGGCACCTACGTGCTGTCGGCCGGCTACTACGACCAGTACTACGGCAAGGCCCAACAGGTGCGCACGCTCATCCGCCAGGACTTCGACGACGCCTTCGACAAGGTCGACGCCATCGTCGCCCCGACCGCGCCGACCCCGGCGTTCGCACTGGGCGACAAGAGCGAGAACCCGCTGCAGATGTACCTGGAAGACATCTTCACGATCTCGTGCAACCTGGCAGGGCTGCCGGGCATGAGCGTCCCCTGCGGCGCGACCGCCGCGGGCTTACCCGTGGGCTTGCAGGTGCTCGCGCCGGCGTTCGACGAGGAGACGATGCTGGCGATTGGTGCGGTGGTGGAGGCATAA
- the gatC gene encoding Asp-tRNA(Asn)/Glu-tRNA(Gln) amidotransferase subunit GatC: MAISREQVLHIARLARIELDEDEVEHYREDLSSILDYVDKLDELDVTDVEPTTHAVALESRLRDDEVEQRLDHDEVLHNAPESEAGQFRVPKVVED, encoded by the coding sequence ATGGCTATTTCACGCGAACAAGTCCTGCATATCGCCAGGCTCGCCCGGATCGAGCTCGACGAAGACGAGGTCGAGCATTACCGCGAGGATCTGAGCTCGATTCTCGACTACGTCGACAAGCTCGACGAGCTCGACGTGACCGATGTCGAGCCGACCACGCACGCCGTGGCGCTCGAGTCGCGGCTGCGCGACGACGAGGTCGAGCAGCGGCTCGATCACGACGAGGTGTTGCACAATGCGCCCGAGAGCGAAGCCGGGCAGTTTCGTGTGCCGAAAGTCGTGGAAGATTGA
- a CDS encoding ferritin-like domain-containing protein: MSHKASFAGGIFADFHDELMGVDIDFDAFDPSRFDDDLVHQARHVWLERFQTEFRSTQIMTRFMTEVLGAGDPVDVYAGCVDLIEDEVRHAALCAGMCGALGVEARFPDPVALQDPERFLRAPMGERALHTAITMVAINESLSFGFITDLRERCGEPTVRAVLDATVEDEEGHQDFGWIYIEKSLGRFPRSTMNAWRHLVQTTLKTHLDAAGPILDEMSDDAKDLAKWPDAERVQLGLYSPQRQALVFQKTYQEVVKPKLEKLELL; encoded by the coding sequence ATGAGCCACAAAGCAAGCTTCGCCGGCGGCATCTTCGCCGACTTTCACGACGAACTGATGGGCGTCGACATCGACTTCGACGCCTTCGACCCCTCTCGATTCGACGACGACCTGGTCCACCAAGCGCGCCACGTGTGGCTCGAGCGTTTCCAGACCGAGTTTCGCTCCACCCAGATCATGACGCGGTTCATGACCGAGGTCCTGGGCGCCGGCGACCCCGTCGACGTCTACGCCGGCTGCGTCGACCTCATCGAAGACGAGGTACGCCACGCCGCGCTGTGCGCCGGCATGTGCGGCGCGCTGGGCGTCGAGGCGCGCTTTCCCGACCCGGTCGCCCTGCAAGATCCCGAGCGCTTTCTGCGGGCGCCGATGGGCGAGCGCGCGCTGCACACCGCGATCACCATGGTGGCGATCAACGAGTCGCTGTCGTTCGGCTTCATCACCGACCTGCGCGAGCGCTGCGGGGAGCCGACGGTGCGCGCCGTGCTCGACGCGACCGTCGAGGACGAAGAGGGCCACCAAGATTTCGGCTGGATCTACATCGAAAAGTCGCTCGGGCGCTTCCCCCGCTCGACGATGAACGCCTGGCGGCACCTCGTGCAGACGACCCTGAAGACCCACCTCGACGCCGCCGGCCCCATTCTGGACGAGATGAGCGACGACGCCAAAGATCTGGCGAAGTGGCCCGACGCCGAGCGCGTCCAACTCGGCCTATACAGCCCGCAGCGTCAGGCGCTAGTCTTCCAGAAGACCTACCAAGAGGTCGTCAAACCGAAGCTCGAAAAGCTCGAGCTTCTGTAA